The proteins below are encoded in one region of Sulfitobacter sp. SK012:
- a CDS encoding DUF1330 domain-containing protein: MTKGYWIANNLVHDSAAYKAYQKANAGPLKEYGGRFLVRAGRQMTPEGAMHPRSVIIEFPSYEDAVAC; encoded by the coding sequence ATGACCAAAGGGTACTGGATCGCAAATAATCTTGTTCATGATAGCGCAGCATACAAAGCATACCAAAAAGCAAACGCTGGCCCGCTCAAAGAGTATGGCGGCAGGTTTCTGGTCCGTGCAGGGAGGCAGATGACCCCGGAAGGCGCAATGCATCCGCGCAGTGTCATCATAGAATTTCCAAGCTATGAGGACGCAGTCGCATGCTAA
- a CDS encoding c-type cytochrome, translating to MFRLVLAMIAAAGTASAQNTEVAKGQDLFLYFCAECHGSDAESIGPIAEMLAINPPELTLLAERNGGKFPTEYVAMQIDGRISVASHVDMPVFGPYLGSDQSVAIKLPSGQPMLVTQNLADLIAYLQFVQTE from the coding sequence TTGTTTCGACTAGTTTTAGCGATGATAGCCGCGGCCGGGACTGCCTCTGCTCAAAATACAGAAGTAGCGAAAGGGCAGGACTTATTTCTTTACTTTTGCGCCGAGTGTCACGGTAGCGATGCCGAGAGCATTGGACCAATAGCTGAAATGCTAGCCATCAATCCACCTGAGCTCACTTTGCTTGCCGAACGCAACGGCGGTAAATTTCCAACGGAGTATGTTGCCATGCAAATCGACGGCCGCATCAGCGTTGCCAGTCACGTAGATATGCCTGTTTTCGGTCCATATCTGGGTAGCGATCAGTCGGTAGCGATCAAACTGCCAAGCGGTCAGCCTATGTTGGTCACGCAGAACTTGGCCGATCTGATCGCCTATTTGCAGTTTGTTCAAACCGAGTAA